The following coding sequences are from one Helicoverpa zea isolate HzStark_Cry1AcR chromosome 4, ilHelZeax1.1, whole genome shotgun sequence window:
- the LOC124629736 gene encoding piwi-like protein Siwi, protein MSEPGRGRSRGRAGRGGDNAGPPPRKPGEQQQQRPPQQQGPPGPRPQPPSTWGAPAMGPPVRAGVPVAASPAGRASHRPTPTTHQEHPGDVDVQERMRSMQISTPQVGVGESASVIGRGSRRGGGRILPEQITILRTRPTTIQSKKGTSGTVIDLKANYFTVNTTPQWRLYQYHVDFSPEEDNTAVRKGLLRVHANTLGGYLFDGAVLYTVKRLHPDPLELYSDRKTDGERMRILIKLTCDVSPGDYHYIQIFNIIIRKCFQLLNLQLMGRDYFDPVAKIDVPEYRLQIWPGYKTTINQYEDRLLMVTEITHKVLRLDNVLQMLSEYAATKGSNYKKIFLEDIVGKIVMTDYNKKTYRVDDVSWQASPKSTFKMRDENITYMDYYQKKYNIRIHDGGQPLLISRSKPRDIRAGMPELVFLVPELCRQTGLTDDMRANFKLMRALDNHTKIGPDVRIQKLLKFNQRLTSCREVVKEMGDWSLTLSHELVSFKGRQLPPENIVQGNNAKYPAGDTTEGWTRDMRSKPLLDISQLPSWVVITPERQRRDAEGFIDLIMKTAGGVGFRMPKPEIIPIRNDGPMEYANACENAIARKNPAMILCVLARKFADRYEAIKKKCTVDRAVPTQVVCARNMTSNSAMSIATKVAIQINCKLGGAPWRVDIPLQSIMVIGYDVCHDTRSKEKSFGGFVATLDRHLTRYFSAVNSHTSGEELSAHMGFNVAASLRRYREINGALPQRIFIYRDGVGDGQIPYVHSHEVAEIKKKLSEIYAEMEYKMAYIIVSKRINTRIFLDRGRNGENPRPGTVIDDVVTQPERYDFYLVSQNVREGTISPTSYNIIEDTTGLHPDRMQWLTYKLTHLYFNCSSQVRVPSVCQYAHKLAFLAANSLHSQPHYTLSDTLYFL, encoded by the exons ATGTCGGAACCTGGGAGAGGTCGTTCCCGTGGGCGTGCAGGAAGAGGTGGCGACAATGCTGGGCCGCCTCCCCGTAAACCCGGCGAACAACAGCAACAGAGGCCCCCACAGCAACAGGGGCCACCAGGCCCCCGGCCACAACCACCATCCACTTGGGGTGCTCCCGCAATGGGGCCGCCTGTGCGAGCTGGTGTGCCTGTGGCCGCCTCGCCAGCAGGCCGCGCCTCTCACCGACCAACACCAACAACACATCAGGAACACCCTGGAGATGTAGACGTACAGGAAAGAATGCGGAGCATGCAAATCa GTACTCCGCAAGTCGGTGTTGGTGAAAGTGCCTCTGTGATTGGCCGTGGATCTCGGCGTGGCGGGGGCAGGATTTTACCTGAACAAATAACGATTTTGCGCACTCGCCCAACAACAATTCAGTCGAAGAAGG GAACCTCGGGAACGGTAATCGATTTGAAGGCCAACTATTTTACTGTTAACACCACACCCCAATGGCGCCTTTACCAGTACCATGTCGATTTTTCACCGGAGGAAGACAATACCGCGGTTCGCAAAGGCTTACTGCGAGTCCACGCCAACACTCTCGGAGG GTACCTGTTTGATGGAGCAGTATTGTATACTGTTAAGCGCTTACACCCTGACCCATTAGAGTTGTACTCTGATAGGAAAACTGATGGTGAAAGGATGCGAATTTTGATAAAG TTGACATGTGATGTAAGCCCAGGGGACTATCActacattcaaatatttaatataattataaggaAATGTTTCCAATTGTTAAATCTGCAACTTATGGGCAGAGATTACTTTGATCCTGTTGCtaag ATTGATGTCCCTGAGTACAGATTACAAATATGGCCAGGATACAAAACCACAatcaatcagtatgaagatagaTTACTGATGGTAACAGAGATTACCCACAAG gTTCTACGTCTTGATAATGTGTTGCAAATGCTCAGTGAATATGCTGCAACAAAAGGcagcaattataaaaaaatctttttggaAGATATTGTTG GTAAAATCGTCATGACtgactataataaaaaaacttataggGTGGATGATGTATCATGGCAAGCATCGCCAAAATCAACTTTCAAGATGCGTGATGAAAATATTACATACATGGACTACTATCAGAAA AAATACAACATCCGCATCCACGACGGCGGGCAGCCGCTGCTGATCTCGCGCTCGAAGCCGCGCGACATCCGCGCCGGCATGCCGGAGCTGGTGTTCCTGGTGCCGGAGCTGTGCCGGCAGACGGGGCTGACGGACGACATGCGCGCCAACTTCAAGCTCATGCGCGCGCTCGACAACCACACCAAGATCGGCCCTGATGTACGCATTCAGAAACTGTTGAAGTTCAACCAACGATTGACCAGTTGTCGTGAAGTGGTTAAG GAAATGGGTGATTGGTCTCTTACTCTTTCCCATGAACTTGTCAGTTTTAAAGGACGGCAACTTCCCCCTGAAAATATAGTCCAGGGAAATAATGCCAAGTACCCAGCTGGCGACACAACAGAAGGATGGACAAGAGATATGCG ATCGAAACCTCTATTAGATATCTCACAATTGCCATCATGGGTGGTCATTACTCCAGAAAGACAACGAAGAGATGCTGAAGGATTCAtagatttaattatgaaaactgCTGGGGGTGTGGGTTTCCGAATGCCCAAACCTGAAATAA taCCCATCAGGAATGATGGACCTATGGAATATGCAAATGCTTGTGAGAACGCAATTGCCCGCAAGAATCCTGCTATGATCCTTTGTGTGTTGGCACGCAAGTTTGCAGACAG ataTGAAGCGATCAAAAAGAAATGCACTGTAGATCGTGCTGTGCCTACTCAAGTAGTTTGTGCTCGAAATATGACCAGCAATTCTGCAATGTCTATTGCAACTAAAGTTGCGATTCAGATTAATTGTAAG CTTGGTGGTGCTCCGTGGCGAGTGGACATACCTCTACAGAGCATCATGGTCATCGGCTACGATGTCTGCCATGACACTCGCTCTAAAGAAAAGAGTTTCGGTGGATTTGTTGCAACACTTGACCGGCATTTGACGCGCTACTTCTCAGCAGTGAACTCGCACACCTCGGGTGAGGAGCTCAGTGCCCACATGGGCTTTAATGTGGCCGCATCTCTACGCAGATACCGAGAAATAAACG GTGCACTGCCACAGAGGATATTTATTTACCGGGATGGTGTTGGAGATGGCCAAATACCATATGTGCATAGTCATGAG GTggcagaaataaaaaagaaattaagtGAGATATATGCAGAAATGGAATACAAGATGGCGTATATAATCGTTTCCAAGCGTATCAACACGCGTATATTTTTGGACCGCGGCCGCAATGGTGAAAACCCGCGCCCCGGTACAGTAATTGATGACGTAGTGACGCAGCCAGAGAG ATACGACTTTTACTTGGTGTCACAAAACGTTAGAGAAGGCACAATATCTCCTACCTCCTACAACATAATTGAGGATACGACCGGACTGCACCCTGATAgg atGCAATGGTTGACTTACAAGCTGACTCACTTATATTTCAACTGTTCTTCTCAAGTGCGAGTCCCGTCTGTGTGCCAGTACGCCCACAAACTGGCGTTCTTGGCTGCAAACAGCCTTCATAGCCAGCCACATTACACTCTCAGTGACACGTTATATTTCCTGTAA
- the LOC124629596 gene encoding coiled-coil domain-containing protein 170 isoform X1 codes for MEEDKASEEAENWKVYEALCSKSPTEMEADVGNDIITSLRSDLAGLQYKRDKLISENSDLKNQMLSRDQRILEQQVEIDHLREQNARQNAIISSLRKKIQDLEEIQRNLQTSQGRSEITVQTLQRDNRYCEEKIKDLEKKLRSLELECHSEEQQKENARCQFHDLIRRMSAALESDFCDTAHTHSPESLIIKAAELVQEITRLKNRFLNTTENLSTVEQDLRSCRDALERANNDKDIMQRQISGQLLDIERLKQEKESLCVQNRVIERELHEAREKLSHCSKNLNVVTDNVNQNESIIIQLKEDLRHRDEKYQRLHAEYRNTMESLAILLSLPTRFVEAHESTIKDRIREILSDNKDKSVQIDALRDKLGMESQQLGRTAHLHDQATTRVRILEDERNMLEAKVHKLESELNAQELSRENLRKDKANFVAFLERLSRTLNMDELTQDIGIELHTESIIHRAEQLARLESDKIVDKMLYYGYYGTLPRLRRERSFHDLPYLKETAVVYQLQRRIRILREQLQRKDLHLDLLRRKLSVQDESCRVRAVLQAERDEAAARNKKLARQCDKLQVQLSDARAQIRDLNAQLVDAAEYKITSLERARKVEELQKKLEEAELLRVRYSRKVNVLKEQVRSTGETVEQERCSSDHQISLLRDDLARTKEALADCQRREAQLTSFRNSIAKLLGILVPVSVSDFEMVSRLQKLIDAHHDFTVVSRRYDDPALLRASSRSPPPSRCRTRTPDRSLRYDDSGYADPAFELDDDIYKARAGL; via the exons ATGGAAGAAGATAAGGCCAGCGAGGAAGCTGAAAATTGGAAAGTATACGAAGCGTTGTGCAGCAAAAGTCCAACCGAG ATGGAGGCGGACGTTGGTAACGATATAATAACCAGTCTAAGGAGTGATCTCGCCGGGCTCCAATATAAGCGGGATAAGCTGATATCTGAA AACAGTGATTTAAAAAACCAAATGTTATCCCGAGATCAGAGAATACTTGAACAGCAAGTGGAAATCGACCATCTCCGTGAACAGAATGCTCGCCAAAATGCCATCATATCGTCTCTTAGAAAGAAGATTCAAGATCTTGAAGAGATCCAACGGAATCTCCAAACATCCCAGGGGCGCAGTGAAATCACAGTTCAAACACTACAAAGAGACAACCGCTACTGTGAAGAAAAGATTAAAGATTTGGAAAAGAAATTGCGTTCTCTTGAATTAGAATGTCACAGCGAAGAACAACAAAAGGAAAATGCTCGTTGCCAGTTTCACGATCTCATACGACGAATGTCTGCGGCTTTGGAATCTGACTTTTGTGACACCGCGCACACACATTCCCCGGAAAGTTTGATTATAAAAGCGGCAGAACTTGTTCAAGAAATAACTCGACTGAAAAACAGATTTCTGAATACGACAGAAAACTTATCAACCGTCGAACAAGATCTGAGGAGTTGTAGAGATGCTCTAGAGAGGGCTAACAATGATAAGGATATAATGCAGAGACAAATATCAGGCCAACTTCTAGATATCGAAAGACTCAAACAAGAAAAAGAGTCTCTTTGTGTACAAAACAGAGTTATCGAACGGGAACTGCACGAAGCAAGAGAAAAACTGTCACATTGTTCCAAAAACTTAAATGTCGTTACTGATAATGTTAACCAAAATGAATCTATAATAATTCAACTAAAAG AGGATTTACGACATCGGGATGAAAAATATCAAAGACTTCACGCAGAATACCGCAACACGATGGAGTCATTGGCTATACTGCTGAGTTTGCCGACGCGATTTGTAGAAGCTCATGAAAGTACCATAAAGGACCGAATTCGCGAGATATTAAGTGATAATAAAGACAAATCTGTA CAAATAGACGCGTTGCGCGACAAGCTAGGAATGGAGTCCCAACAGTTGGGCAGGACGGCACACTTGCATGACCAAGCTACTACACGTGTACGTATCCTGGAAGACGAGAGGAACATGCTCGAAGCTAAAGTGCACAAACTGGAATCTGAACTCAACGCCCAGGAACTATCCAGAGAGAATTTACGCAAAGATAAGGCCAAT TTTGTTGCATTCCTAGAACGTCTAAGCCGAACACTTAATATGGATGAGTTAACCCAAGACATTGGCATAGAATTGCACACGGAATCTATTATACATCGTGCCGAGCAGTTGGCGAGGCTTGAGAGCGATAAAATTGTTGACAAG ATGCTATATTACGGATACTATGGTACGCTGCCCAGACTGCGCAGAGAAAGATCATTCCATGACTTGCCATATCTTAAAGAA ACCGCTGTAGTTTACCAGTTGCAAAGACGAATAAGGATTTTGAGAGAACAGTTACAGAGAAAAGATCTTCATTTAGATTTGCTACGACGGAAACTTAGTGTTCAA GATGAGAGCTGTCGTGTCCGCGCGGTGCTGCAGGCGGAGCGCGACGAGGCGGCGGCTCGCAACAAGAAGCTCGCGCGCCAGTGTGACAAGCTGCAGGTACAGCTCAGCGACGCGCGCGCGCAGATACGCGATCTCAACGCGCAGCTCGTCGACGCCGCTGAATATAAG ATAACATCACTGGAGCGCGCTCGCAAGGTGGAAGAGCTACAGAAGAAATTGGAGGAGGCGGAGTTACTGCGCGTGCGGTACAGCCGCAAGGTGAACGTGCTGAAGGAGCAGGTGCGCTCCACGGGCGAGACGGTCGAGCAGGAGCGCTGCTCCAGCGACCACCAGATCAGCCTGCTGCGCGACGACCTCGCGCGCACCAAGGAGGCGCTCGCCGACTGCCAGCGCAGGGAGGCGCAGCTCACTAGCTTCAG GAACTCGATAGCGAAGTTGCTAGGCATCCTAGTTCCGGTATCGGTGTCGGACTTCGAGATGGTGTCGCGGCTGCAGAAGCTGATCGACGCGCACCACGACTTCACGGTGGTGTCGCGGCGCTACGACGAccccgcgctgctgcgcgcctCCTCGCGCTCGCCGCCGCCCTCGCGCTGCAGGACTCGCACTCCTGACAG GTCACTTCGTTATGACGACTCAGGCTATGCGGATCCCGCGTTTGAACTGGACGACGATATATACAAGGCGCGAGCTGGCTTGTGA
- the LOC124629596 gene encoding coiled-coil domain-containing protein 170 isoform X2 has protein sequence MEEDKASEEAENWKVYEALCSKSPTEMEADVGNDIITSLRSDLAGLQYKRDKLISENSDLKNQMLSRDQRILEQQVEIDHLREQNARQNAIISSLRKKIQDLEEIQRNLQTSQGRSEITVQTLQRDNRYCEEKIKDLEKKLRSLELECHSEEQQKENARCQFHDLIRRMSAALESDFCDTAHTHSPESLIIKAAELVQEITRLKNRFLNTTENLSTVEQDLRSCRDALERANNDKDIMQRQISGQLLDIERLKQEKESLCVQNRVIERELHEAREKLSHCSKNLNVVTDNVNQNESIIIQLKEDLRHRDEKYQRLHAEYRNTMESLAILLSLPTRFVEAHESTIKDRIREILSDNKDKSVQIDALRDKLGMESQQLGRTAHLHDQATTRVRILEDERNMLEAKVHKLESELNAQELSRENLRKDKANFVAFLERLSRTLNMDELTQDIGIELHTESIIHRAEQLARLESDKIVDKTAVVYQLQRRIRILREQLQRKDLHLDLLRRKLSVQDESCRVRAVLQAERDEAAARNKKLARQCDKLQVQLSDARAQIRDLNAQLVDAAEYKITSLERARKVEELQKKLEEAELLRVRYSRKVNVLKEQVRSTGETVEQERCSSDHQISLLRDDLARTKEALADCQRREAQLTSFRNSIAKLLGILVPVSVSDFEMVSRLQKLIDAHHDFTVVSRRYDDPALLRASSRSPPPSRCRTRTPDRSLRYDDSGYADPAFELDDDIYKARAGL, from the exons ATGGAAGAAGATAAGGCCAGCGAGGAAGCTGAAAATTGGAAAGTATACGAAGCGTTGTGCAGCAAAAGTCCAACCGAG ATGGAGGCGGACGTTGGTAACGATATAATAACCAGTCTAAGGAGTGATCTCGCCGGGCTCCAATATAAGCGGGATAAGCTGATATCTGAA AACAGTGATTTAAAAAACCAAATGTTATCCCGAGATCAGAGAATACTTGAACAGCAAGTGGAAATCGACCATCTCCGTGAACAGAATGCTCGCCAAAATGCCATCATATCGTCTCTTAGAAAGAAGATTCAAGATCTTGAAGAGATCCAACGGAATCTCCAAACATCCCAGGGGCGCAGTGAAATCACAGTTCAAACACTACAAAGAGACAACCGCTACTGTGAAGAAAAGATTAAAGATTTGGAAAAGAAATTGCGTTCTCTTGAATTAGAATGTCACAGCGAAGAACAACAAAAGGAAAATGCTCGTTGCCAGTTTCACGATCTCATACGACGAATGTCTGCGGCTTTGGAATCTGACTTTTGTGACACCGCGCACACACATTCCCCGGAAAGTTTGATTATAAAAGCGGCAGAACTTGTTCAAGAAATAACTCGACTGAAAAACAGATTTCTGAATACGACAGAAAACTTATCAACCGTCGAACAAGATCTGAGGAGTTGTAGAGATGCTCTAGAGAGGGCTAACAATGATAAGGATATAATGCAGAGACAAATATCAGGCCAACTTCTAGATATCGAAAGACTCAAACAAGAAAAAGAGTCTCTTTGTGTACAAAACAGAGTTATCGAACGGGAACTGCACGAAGCAAGAGAAAAACTGTCACATTGTTCCAAAAACTTAAATGTCGTTACTGATAATGTTAACCAAAATGAATCTATAATAATTCAACTAAAAG AGGATTTACGACATCGGGATGAAAAATATCAAAGACTTCACGCAGAATACCGCAACACGATGGAGTCATTGGCTATACTGCTGAGTTTGCCGACGCGATTTGTAGAAGCTCATGAAAGTACCATAAAGGACCGAATTCGCGAGATATTAAGTGATAATAAAGACAAATCTGTA CAAATAGACGCGTTGCGCGACAAGCTAGGAATGGAGTCCCAACAGTTGGGCAGGACGGCACACTTGCATGACCAAGCTACTACACGTGTACGTATCCTGGAAGACGAGAGGAACATGCTCGAAGCTAAAGTGCACAAACTGGAATCTGAACTCAACGCCCAGGAACTATCCAGAGAGAATTTACGCAAAGATAAGGCCAAT TTTGTTGCATTCCTAGAACGTCTAAGCCGAACACTTAATATGGATGAGTTAACCCAAGACATTGGCATAGAATTGCACACGGAATCTATTATACATCGTGCCGAGCAGTTGGCGAGGCTTGAGAGCGATAAAATTGTTGACAAG ACCGCTGTAGTTTACCAGTTGCAAAGACGAATAAGGATTTTGAGAGAACAGTTACAGAGAAAAGATCTTCATTTAGATTTGCTACGACGGAAACTTAGTGTTCAA GATGAGAGCTGTCGTGTCCGCGCGGTGCTGCAGGCGGAGCGCGACGAGGCGGCGGCTCGCAACAAGAAGCTCGCGCGCCAGTGTGACAAGCTGCAGGTACAGCTCAGCGACGCGCGCGCGCAGATACGCGATCTCAACGCGCAGCTCGTCGACGCCGCTGAATATAAG ATAACATCACTGGAGCGCGCTCGCAAGGTGGAAGAGCTACAGAAGAAATTGGAGGAGGCGGAGTTACTGCGCGTGCGGTACAGCCGCAAGGTGAACGTGCTGAAGGAGCAGGTGCGCTCCACGGGCGAGACGGTCGAGCAGGAGCGCTGCTCCAGCGACCACCAGATCAGCCTGCTGCGCGACGACCTCGCGCGCACCAAGGAGGCGCTCGCCGACTGCCAGCGCAGGGAGGCGCAGCTCACTAGCTTCAG GAACTCGATAGCGAAGTTGCTAGGCATCCTAGTTCCGGTATCGGTGTCGGACTTCGAGATGGTGTCGCGGCTGCAGAAGCTGATCGACGCGCACCACGACTTCACGGTGGTGTCGCGGCGCTACGACGAccccgcgctgctgcgcgcctCCTCGCGCTCGCCGCCGCCCTCGCGCTGCAGGACTCGCACTCCTGACAG GTCACTTCGTTATGACGACTCAGGCTATGCGGATCCCGCGTTTGAACTGGACGACGATATATACAAGGCGCGAGCTGGCTTGTGA
- the LOC124629598 gene encoding uncharacterized protein LOC124629598 isoform X1 gives MCLKIVYFILIITCVSSRHMPRFADLDEDDQHLLRAAYDTPSYDHSDYQEDDDMSLGKLDLLKDGLWALKAKINEIKAFNKALAANFLSTKLKVKELMANSMALKKHHHVEVEKKKPAYSYQAPSYQPQYGPQYAPQNVETQYAPQHQHDPYYGQ, from the exons atgtgcctCAAAATCgtatattttatacttatcaTCACCTGTG TATCATCGCGACACATGCCACGCTTCGCTGATCTGGACGAAGATGACCAGCACCTCCTGCGCGCAGCCTACGACACTCCCAGCTACGATCACAGCGACTACCAGGAAGACGATGACATGTCCCTGGGCAAGCTGGACTTGCTCAAGGATGGACTGTGGGCCCTCAAAGCGAAAATCAATGAAATCAAAGCGTTTAACAAAGCTTTAGCGGCAAACTTCCTGTCGACCAAACTTAAAGTGAAGGAGCTGATGGCTAACAGTATGGCGCTGAAGAAACATCATCACGTGGAAGTTGAGAAGAAGAAACCAGCTTATAGTTATCAG GCGCCGTCGTACCAGCCGCAATATGGGCCCCAATACGCTCCTCAAAACGTAGAAACCCAGTACGCCCCGCAGCATCAGCACGACCCTTACTACGGACAATAA
- the LOC124629598 gene encoding uncharacterized protein LOC124629598 isoform X2, with translation MPRFADLDEDDQHLLRAAYDTPSYDHSDYQEDDDMSLGKLDLLKDGLWALKAKINEIKAFNKALAANFLSTKLKVKELMANSMALKKHHHVEVEKKKPAYSYQAPSYQPQYGPQYAPQNVETQYAPQHQHDPYYGQ, from the exons ATGCCACGCTTCGCTGATCTGGACGAAGATGACCAGCACCTCCTGCGCGCAGCCTACGACACTCCCAGCTACGATCACAGCGACTACCAGGAAGACGATGACATGTCCCTGGGCAAGCTGGACTTGCTCAAGGATGGACTGTGGGCCCTCAAAGCGAAAATCAATGAAATCAAAGCGTTTAACAAAGCTTTAGCGGCAAACTTCCTGTCGACCAAACTTAAAGTGAAGGAGCTGATGGCTAACAGTATGGCGCTGAAGAAACATCATCACGTGGAAGTTGAGAAGAAGAAACCAGCTTATAGTTATCAG GCGCCGTCGTACCAGCCGCAATATGGGCCCCAATACGCTCCTCAAAACGTAGAAACCCAGTACGCCCCGCAGCATCAGCACGACCCTTACTACGGACAATAA